A region of Drosophila mauritiana strain mau12 chromosome 3L, ASM438214v1, whole genome shotgun sequence DNA encodes the following proteins:
- the LOC117142033 gene encoding uncharacterized protein LOC117142033 translates to MPLSAPLHKLLCVCHIVSYFDYQKKVCQLLGLYNLRYNEDTQKFGFGHQVFVYFYCFLSLLCLPFYVILLRGFVIDQGSLFIYLLPCLYYKYLKRSMLGTLNEMAKVHRKLQFTMGTMFCVSVKRAFCCSWLIAIELVLVIYWQIESLQIDLQRFYVLSCLLGWHLQLLLLVNSYIWLQSIYVVMNQIFIQNQFTTKERWKMFKTVMKLHGILQNIQRDIAHYFSVYMCSVVVLLSGVFYRAVFEAGFDWDHSRLVLLRLEFWHIRYFGNLILLIGTFLWVVCDYKSERDKFLKGVWNSQDLLQKMWSSISSNRCKQIPDVLDLMILTGNKFRGMICTTVTLWELRIKQDTVLILEAAFFMNYFFLLMFNVCLVPIIAIANGFEIGLEHRFLNFTFFESFLNDSDPISLSFDNVTMYSYVLSHALG, encoded by the exons ATGCCGCTGTCAGCGCCGCTGCACAAACTGCTCTGCGTGTGCCACATTGTCAGCTACTTCGATTACCAGAAGAAAGTGTGCCAATTGCTGGGCTTGTACAACCTGCGATACAATGAGGACACCCAGAAGTTCGGCTTTGGGCATCAAGTGTTCGTATACTTCTATTGTTTCTTGAGCCTGCTGTGTCTTCCGTTTTACGTAATATTACTCCGTGGGTTTGTTATCGATCAAGGTAGCCTCTTTATCTACCTCCTGCCCTGCCTCTATTACAAATACCTGAAGAGATCTATGCTCGGAACCTTGAATGAGATGGCAAAGGTTCACAGGAAGCTGCAATTCACAATGGGTACAATGTTTTGTGTGTCCGTCAAGCGGGCATTTTGCTGTTCCTGGCTGATAGCCATTGAACTGGTCCTCGTCATCTACTGGCAAATTGAGTCCTTACAGATTGACCTGCAACGTTTCTATGTGCTTTCCTGCCTATTGGGCTGGCATCTGCAGCTTCTCCTCCTCGTTAACAGCTACATTTGGCTGCAGTCCATATACGTAGTTAtgaatcagatattcattcaAAATCAGTTTACGACTAAAGAGCGCTGGAAAATGTTCAAAACTGTAATGAAACTACACGGCATACTTCAGAACATCCAACGAGATATAGCGCACTACTTCAGTGTGTACATGTGTTCCGTAGTCGTTCTTTTGTCGGGCGTTTTCTACCGAGCTGTTTTTGAAGCTGGTTTCGATTGGGACCACAGTCGATTGGTGTTGTTGAGATTGGAGTTTTGGCACATAAGATACTTTGGAAATCTAATCCTCCTCATTGGCACTTTTCTTTGGGTTGTTTGCGACTATAAATCCGAGCGAGACAAATTCCTGAAAGGGGTGTGGAACAGCCAAGATCTGCTCCAAAAAATGTGGAGTAGCATAAGTTCAAATCGCTGTAAGCAAATCCCAGATGTTCTGGACTTGATG ATCCTAACTGGAAATAAATTTCGTGGTATGATATGCACGACCGTCACTCTGTGGGAACTGAGGATCAAACAGGACACTGTGCTCATACTAGAGGCAGCTTTCTTCATGAACTACTTCTTTCTGCTGATGTTCAACGTTTGCCTAGTACCAATTATAGCTATCGCGAACGGATTCGAGATAGGCTTGGAGCATAGGTTTTTGAATTTCACATTCTTTGAATCGTTTCTAAATGACTCGGATCCCATAAGCCTAAGTTTCGACAATGTAACGATGTATTCCTATGTCCTTAGCCATGCGCTGGGATAA
- the LOC117140428 gene encoding uncharacterized protein LOC117140428 isoform X1, protein MLKIPYNISTDISAKVQFIIAMGASTVKPFSEAECKAIKKFMKSYKKHHADLDKDEVKRSGENAWGKLLPHQKKYFEERPKETPVKRILPAAKKKRTNQKKKTVPKCRYHSRKRPLAKPTNTITNPAMSHAFIRFLREFQRRNATGDVKKRLQRAAKMWSKLSKAQKNKFRTAGASIRRNEHIVFR, encoded by the exons ATGTTAAAAATTCCATATAATATAAGTACGGACATTTCAGCAA AAGTACAGTTTATCATCGCCATGGGAGCATCGACGGTTAAGCCCTTTTCTGAAGCGGAATGCAAGGCTATCAAGAAGTTCATGAAGAGTTACAAGAAGCACCATGCCGACCTAGACAAAGACGAGGTCAAAAGGTCAGGAGAAAATGCCTGGGGAAAGCTTTTGCCCCATCAAAAGAAGTATTTTGAA GAGAGACCTAAAGAAACCCCCGTAAAAAGAATATTGCcggcagccaaaaaaaaacgtaCTAACCAGAAGAAGAAAACAGTCCCCAAATGTCGTTATCATTCGAGGAAAAGACCCTTGGCCAAACCCACAAACACTATCACGAATCCTGCAATGAGCCACGCCTTCATAAGATTTTTGCGAGAGTTCCAAAGGAGGAACGCCACCGGAGACGTAAAGAAAAGGCTGCAAAGAGCAGCCAAAATGTGGTCAAAACTATCTAAAGctcagaaaaacaaatttcgCACGGCG GGAGCGAGCATAAGAAGGAATGAGCACATTGTTTTTAgataa
- the LOC117140428 gene encoding uncharacterized protein LOC117140428 isoform X2 has product MGASTVKPFSEAECKAIKKFMKSYKKHHADLDKDEVKRSGENAWGKLLPHQKKYFEERPKETPVKRILPAAKKKRTNQKKKTVPKCRYHSRKRPLAKPTNTITNPAMSHAFIRFLREFQRRNATGDVKKRLQRAAKMWSKLSKAQKNKFRTAGASIRRNEHIVFR; this is encoded by the exons ATGGGAGCATCGACGGTTAAGCCCTTTTCTGAAGCGGAATGCAAGGCTATCAAGAAGTTCATGAAGAGTTACAAGAAGCACCATGCCGACCTAGACAAAGACGAGGTCAAAAGGTCAGGAGAAAATGCCTGGGGAAAGCTTTTGCCCCATCAAAAGAAGTATTTTGAA GAGAGACCTAAAGAAACCCCCGTAAAAAGAATATTGCcggcagccaaaaaaaaacgtaCTAACCAGAAGAAGAAAACAGTCCCCAAATGTCGTTATCATTCGAGGAAAAGACCCTTGGCCAAACCCACAAACACTATCACGAATCCTGCAATGAGCCACGCCTTCATAAGATTTTTGCGAGAGTTCCAAAGGAGGAACGCCACCGGAGACGTAAAGAAAAGGCTGCAAAGAGCAGCCAAAATGTGGTCAAAACTATCTAAAGctcagaaaaacaaatttcgCACGGCG GGAGCGAGCATAAGAAGGAATGAGCACATTGTTTTTAgataa